One Vespula pensylvanica isolate Volc-1 chromosome 3, ASM1446617v1, whole genome shotgun sequence DNA window includes the following coding sequences:
- the LOC122627573 gene encoding monocarboxylate transporter 5-like, with product MSVLKHLYLDDIITSFPELGPTVQDGGYSWIILIGVFLIQMTIPSILSVYGIVLGYLTENKTGEFDLWDQKIILTPMLFIAFWSLADPWSKMIVDLSSVPRIIGLIGIALISIGVLASGYLATGGVGAYLASLSAGAVMGIGASFVLIQSQECLQKYFRIKLSVAFTIRNIALSLGYIIVPSLTHFLLMQVHLKIALLLITIIFIPTILGVALLRQPMSPKPSRYNLLLTTEDDSEVSAKYLSNVNMGVESTESNNLENSSCDRTEQIEDTNSSFAGNNEIYTYEDSEEDIFVNSTIKSNNKWKNQIQIFLYFRFWTVILTWVGIKSFSLFFWILLPYMFITKISSSQDYVAISIIAGFGTFLPNSITFLILQTAPQNRRLLFGIACWLGCSILVVLTYTTEYYVFVACALLGGISIGGLSVCQDSILCDIFGPRFIHQFHKVFSTVVGISLLSLCFVRNAILCFHSVALLLFLSGCYWIWLPILNIVKQRCIGCYKST from the exons ATGTCTGTTCTTAAACATCTTTATCTCGATGATATTATCACATCTTTTCCAGAACTTGGACCAACCGTACAAGATGGGGGTTATTCAtggattattttaattggtGTATTTCTAATTCAG ATGACCATACCAAGTATACTATCAGTATACGGTATTGTACTTGGATATTTGACCGAAAATAAGACAGGCGAATTTGACTTGTGGGACCAAAAGATTATTTTGACACCCATGCTCTTTATAGCGTTTTGGAGTTTAGCAG ATCCATGGTCTAAAATGATTGTGGATTTGTCCTCTGTTCCACGTATAATTGGATTGATAGGAATAGCTCTTATATCTATTGGTGTCTTAGCATCTGGATATCTTGCTACTGGTGGAGTCGGAGCATATTTAGCTAGTTTAAGTGCTGGTGCAGTTATGGGTATAGGGGCAAGTTTTGTACTGATTCAAAGCCAAGAGTGTTTGCAGAAGTATTTCCGGATAAAATTATCAGTAGCTTTTACTATAAGAAATATCGCATTATCGTTGGGCTATATTATTGTTCCAAGTCTCACTCATTTTTTACTTATGCAAGTTCATTTGAAAATTGCTTTGTTgcttataacaattattttcataccAACTATTTTGGGTGTTGCTCTGTTACGGCAGCCAATGTCTCCAAAACCTTCACGTTACAATTTACTCTTAACAACTGAAGACGACAGTGAAGTCTCCGCGAAATATCTGTCCAATGTTAATATGGGAGTAGAATCTACAGAAAGCAATAACTTGGAAAATTCCTCTTGCGATAGAACGGAACAAATAGAAGATACCAACTCTTCATTTGCTGGAAACAACGAGATTTATACTTACGAAGATAGCGAAGAAGATATCTTTGTTAATTCGactataaaatcaaataataaatggaaaaatcaaattcaaatttttttgtattttcgatTTTGGACGGTTATACTTACATGGGTcggaataaaatctttttctttattcttctggATATTGTTACCTTATATGTTCATCacaaaaatatcttcttcGCAAGATTATGTTGCAATATCAATTATCGCAGGTTTTGGTACTTTTTTACCAAATTCGATTACTTTCTTGATTTTGCAAACTGCACCACAAAATAGAAGATTACTTTTTGGTATAGCATGTTGGCTTGGGTGCTCTATTTTAGTAG TATTAACATATACCACAGAATATTATGTATTCGTGGCTTGTGCATTGCTAGGAGGTATAAGTATCGGTGGACTATCAGTTTGTCAAGACTCAATACTTTGTGATATCTTTGGACCTCGTTTTATACATCAATTTCATAAAGTATTTTCAACAGTAGTGGGGATCAGTTTATTATCCCTTTGTTTCGTACGCa aTGCAATCCTTTGTTTTCATTCAgttgcattattattatttttaagtgGTTGTTACTGGATTTGGTTACCAATCTTAAATATAGTAAAACAACGATGCATTGGTTGTTATAAATcgacataa
- the LOC122627514 gene encoding uncharacterized protein LOC122627514 — translation MERWVGKVAAVTGASAGIGAAIARQLVTNGMTVAGLARRTDKIEELASSLEGAPGKLHAIECDVTKEESTTAAFSWIEENLGSLDLMINNAGIAKESSLTEGSLEDWRAVFEVNVLGVCLTIREATRLMRKKGEDGLIINIGSLAGERVPAVPGFGVYPSSKRALATLAQTLRNELGGTKIRVTNISPGLVATELMASYSAFSDEVLAAMPSLKGQDVADAVSYVLSTPSNVVLKYIWSYEEMPTRCRVQQELNTLYKEAFNYVKNNENLSEASKLITKMLKHDPKSHKIYALRGTIFEIQGKWTKAINNYEIARLMLKLANVPSYEEADIPYIKSLIKCYEARGDCYYEHELFLQAASDYERIVTLKPPDTSIIDVENKLLTTMKNLNKYDAFCSYWNEFMQNSNAMRLSDLLTLHAKYKFFLRDIELTREFLLEALAINENNKEAQKLLQVFLIENIFILLKMEWSGLDKVAVVTGATSGIGKAIVELLVLKGLKVVGLAHQIDKLNALAEELKSKPGKFLPLQCDLTNQNEVMKAIEWIEKNVGFVNILINDAALNLDTGFFTGEIEDWEKIFDLNILGLTYITKEILKLMKKKGIDNGCIVNVNDIFGLKVPMNPERPASPAYICSKFALTALTECLRLELAQLESNIKVISISPGLVETEMTQQWLKENPRLALQPKDVADAILFTLQTPENVLVKDLIITPLREI, via the exons ATGGAACGATGGGTTGGAAAAGTAGCTGCCGTTACTGGTGCGAGTGCGGGAATCGGTGCTGCTATTGCTCGACAATTGGTTACTAACG GTATGACGGTAGCTGGATTAGCTCGTAGAACAGACAAAATCGAAGAACTTGCTAGTAGTTTAGAAGGAGCACCAGGAAAACTCCATGCGATCGAATGCGATGTGACCAAAGAAGAGAGTACAACAGCTGCATTTTCTtggatcgaagaaaatcttgGATCTCTCGATTTGATGATCAATAACGCTGGCATTGCTAAGGAGTCCTCGTTAACGG aaGGATCATTGGAAGATTGGCGAGCCGTTTTCGAAGTGAACGTCTTAGGAGTTTGTTTGACTATACGAGAAGCGACACGATTAATGCGTAAGAAAGGCGAAGATGGTCTGATCATTAATATAGGTAGTTTGGCTGGAGAAAGAGTACCTGCTGTACCTGGTTTCGGTGTTTATCCATCCTCGAAACGTGCGTTAGCTACACTTGCGCAGACACTTCGCAATGAACTGGGTGGAACTAAAATACGTGTCAcg aaTATCAGTCCTGGTCTCGTGGCAACCGAATTGATGGCATCTTATAGTGCTTTCTCCGATGAGGTTTTAGCTGCTATGCCATCGTTGAAAGGTCAAGACGTAGCAGATGCTGTGTCCTACGTTCTATCTACTCCGTCTAACGTTGTG ttaaAATATATCTGGTCTTATGAAGAAATGCCAACCAGATGCCGTGTTCAGCAAGAACTTAACACGTTATACAAAGAAGCCTTTAattacgttaaaaataatgaaaacctATCGGAAGCTTCTAAGTTGATTACAAAAATGTTGAAACACGATCCTAAATCTCATAAAATTTATGCTTTGAGAGGTACCATTTTCGAAATTCAAG GAAAATGGACTAAagcgattaataattatgagaTTGCACGATTAATGTTGAAATTGGCGAACGTGCCGAGTTATGAAGAAGCTGATATTCCTTATATCAAATCATTGATTAAATGTTATGAAGCCAGAGGAGATTGTTATTATGAGCATGAATTATTTTTGCAAGCCGCTAGTGATTACGAACGTATCGTAACATTGAAGCCTCCTGATACATCGATCATCGATGTAGAA aaTAAGCTTTTGacaacgatgaaaaatttaaacaaGTACGATGCATTTTGCTCGTACTGGAACGAATTCATGCAAAATTCAAATGCGATGAGACTCTCCGATCTTTTAACACTTCAtgcgaaatataaatttttcttgagAGATATCGAGTTGACACGTGAATTTCTTCTAGAAGCTCTCgctataaatgaaaataataaggaaGCTCAGAAACTTCTACAGGTATTCT taatagaaaatatattcattttattaaaaatggagTGGAGTGGTTTAGACAAAGTAGCTGTCGTAACTGGAGCCACTTCTGGTATTGGTAAAGCCATTGTTGAATTACTCGTCTTGAAAGGTTTGAAAGTCGTTGGGCTCGCTCATCAAATCGATAAACTCAAC GCACTCGCCGAAGAATTGAAATCGAAGCCAGGCAAATTCTTACCTCTTCAATGCGATCTAACGAATCAGAATGAAGTCATGAAAGCGATAGAATGGATAGAAAAGAACGTAGGTTTCGTTAACATATTGATAAATGACGCAGCATTGAATCTTGACACAGGTTTCTTTACCGGTGAAATAGAAGATTGGGAGAAAATATTTGACCTTAATATTCTTGGTCTTACATACATTACAAAGGAGATTTTGAAgttgatgaaaaagaaag GTATCGACAATGGTTGTATCGTAAACGTAAACGATATATTTGGATTGAAAGTTCCTATGAATCCTGAACGTCCAGCTTCTCCTGCTTACATATGTAGTAAATTTGCTCTTACAGCGTTGACCGAATGTCTTCGTTTAGAATTGGCACAGCTCGAGTCTAACATCAAAGTCATT TCTATTTCTCCAGGATTAGTTGAAACCGAAATGACTCAACAATGGTTGAAAGAAAATCCACGTTTGGCTTTGCAACCCAAAGACGTAGCCGATGCTATTCTTTTTACATTGCAGACACCAGAAAATGTTCTCGTGAAGGATCTTATTATTACGCCTCTTCGCGAAATTTAA
- the LOC122627578 gene encoding uncharacterized protein LOC122627578 — protein MTMENFKLYYIRKAFAPPKERFTHLRREALRLKYIWSYEEMPTRCRVQQELNTLYKEAFNYVKNNENLSEASKLITKMLKHDPKSHKIYALRGTIFEIQGTSINRKKIINIKKDVLSSAL, from the exons ATGACAATGGAAAACTTTAAACTGTATTACATACGGAAAGCTTTCGCTCCGCCAAAGGAACGTTTTACTCACCTACGTAGAGAAGCTTTGAGA ttaaAATATATCTGGTCTTATGAAGAAATGCCAACCAGATGCCGTGTTCAGCAAGAACTTAACACGTTATACAAAGAAGCCTTTAattacgttaaaaataatgaaaacctATCGGAAGCTTCTAAGTTGATTACAAAAATGTTGAAACACGATCCTAAATCTCATAAAATTTATGCTTTGAGAGGTACCATTTTCGAAATTCAAGGTACGagtattaatcgaaaaaaaataataaatattaaaaaagacgTTCTAAGTTCGGCACTTTAA